GCTTGCGGCACAACTCGGACAGCGCCCGCAGCCATTCGATCCGTGCCACGTTGAGACCGCCCTCGCCCTGGACGGTTTCGACGATCACCGCCGCCGGGCGGTTGAGCCCGCTGCCCGAATCGTCGAGCACGCGCTCGAACCACTGGAAGTCCTCGGTGACCCCGCCGAAGTAGTTGTCGTACGGCATCGGGGTGGCGTGCACCAGCGGGATACCCGCTCCCGCACGCTTCATCGAGTTGCCGGTGACCGAGAGAGCACCCAACGTCATGCCGTGAAATGCGTTGGTAAAGCTGATGACAGACTCCCGGCCCGTCACCTTCCTGGCCAGTTTGAGCGCGGATTCCACCGAGTTGGCCCCTGTCGGCCCGGGGAATTGGACCTTGTAATCGAGCCCGCGCGGCCGCAGGATGAGCCGGTCGAAGCTCTCCAGGAACCGCTGCTTGGCCGCGGTTGCCATGTCCAGAGAGTGCACGATCCCGTCAGAGGCGAGGTATTCGAGCAACGGCTCCTTGAGCGCGGCGTTGTTGTGGCCGTAGTTCAGCGCCCCCGCCCCGGCGAAGAAATCGATGTAGGTACGGCCGGAGGTGTCGGTGACCCAGGAACCCGCAGCGCGATCCATGACGGTCGGCCATCCGCGGCAATAGCTGCGAACCTCGGACTCCACCGAGCTGAACACCTCGGGCAGGTCTGATTCGGTCAACGGCGCTGTCGTTGCGAGCAGCAAGGCACAATCCTTCCAATCAATTCAAACTGGTTATCAGACAACCGACTTCAGCGATGCAGCGGTGTGGCGATGGGCCCCATCCGCAGGATCGGCTCTTCTTCGTGCGCGCCTGTTGCGTCGAGGAGGTCGGACCCGAAATGCGGGTCTTCGACCATGGGAACGCCGTGCCGGCGGGCGAAAGCACCGAAGAATGCACGTGATGCGGTGTTGCCGGGCGCGACCGTGGCCTCGACCGTGACGGGACGCCCGTCACGGGCTGTGCGCACCCGGTGCACGAGCGCGTCGAGCATCGTGCTCGCCAGTCCCCCGCCCTGTGCGAACGGAGCCACCGCGACCTGCCACACGAACAGGACATCCGGTCGCGGCGGCGGGTGGTATCCAGTGATGAATCCGTGCAGGTCACCGTCACGTTCGGCCACTATTGACGTGGCAGCAAAATCGGTTGCCAGCAAAAGATAGGCGTACGTGGAATTCAGATCCAGCACCTTGGTGGCTTCCGCGAGGTTACGGATACCAATCGCATCGGTACCCCGCGGAGCACGCAGGAATTCTTCCCGGGAATGGCGTCCCGGGACGCTTTCTAAAACACGCATATCGAGTTAAAAGTCACCACCGAACTTCTCAGCGATCATCGTCAGTTTCAGGCCATCGGTGCACTCGACGTAAGCACACGCCCCTGCCCGGATCAAGCTCCGACACCGGCCGAGGCGCCTTGATTCGTCGGTTGCCACCCGGTTTGACCTGCACCGATGCCGACATTCGTCAATCTCAGAAAAATGTTAGCGCCGTTATCGAATCGTTACGTTCGCGCACGAGCACCACGCTGAGACGCGGCTACGCGCATCGTGATGGCGGCTGTCACCATCCGGCAGGCCCGCACCTGACGGGAAGTCCTGCCGACAATTCGGATCGAAAATTCAAACCGAAATTTAATAATCGAACTCCGGTGCCACCGCGGATAACCGGTCGAATATGCTCGGAGGGTTTCCTCCTATGGGCACCACATCAGCCACCGTGCGGCAGAACGGGCAACGCTGCGGGATCCGCGGCGCCACCTCCCCCGCTCGTCGCGGACGACGACCGCCCGCACCGACATCCGGCACAGTCGTCGGTCGGCACCGACGACCATTGCCCCGCAGACGGAGCTACCAGCACTCTCCGCCCCCACGTGGTTCCGGCGATGACCAGCGCCGCACCGGCAATTGCCTTGGCGGTCACGGGATCACCAGCCACCGCGACGCCGATGACGGCAGCCCACAGCGGTTCGGTACCCAGCAGCAGACTGACACGGGCCGGGCTGCTCGTGCGCAAGGCCCGCAGCTGAACGAGAAACGC
The window above is part of the Mycolicibacterium fortuitum subsp. fortuitum genome. Proteins encoded here:
- the ectA gene encoding diaminobutyrate acetyltransferase, with the translated sequence MRVLESVPGRHSREEFLRAPRGTDAIGIRNLAEATKVLDLNSTYAYLLLATDFAATSIVAERDGDLHGFITGYHPPPRPDVLFVWQVAVAPFAQGGGLASTMLDALVHRVRTARDGRPVTVEATVAPGNTASRAFFGAFARRHGVPMVEDPHFGSDLLDATGAHEEEPILRMGPIATPLHR
- the ectB gene encoding diaminobutyrate--2-oxoglutarate transaminase, with the protein product MLLATTAPLTESDLPEVFSSVESEVRSYCRGWPTVMDRAAGSWVTDTSGRTYIDFFAGAGALNYGHNNAALKEPLLEYLASDGIVHSLDMATAAKQRFLESFDRLILRPRGLDYKVQFPGPTGANSVESALKLARKVTGRESVISFTNAFHGMTLGALSVTGNSMKRAGAGIPLVHATPMPYDNYFGGVTEDFQWFERVLDDSGSGLNRPAAVIVETVQGEGGLNVARIEWLRALSELCRKRDILLIVDDVQMGCGRTGPFFSFEAAGIVPDIVTISKSVSGYGLPMALTLFRRDLDVWAPGEHNGTFRGHNPAFVTATAAIETYWETDEFSAETVAKGELTRARLEEIAAAHDGVTARGRGMAQGIKFDRAELAGQVCRAAFDRGALMETSGPSDEVVKLLPPLTTSAAELSEGLDILAESVAVTLA